A genomic segment from Leptospira kirschneri serovar Cynopteri str. 3522 CT encodes:
- a CDS encoding adenylate/guanylate cyclase domain-containing protein: MPDSVLDVLQKEERSGIMITNYFRYLIALFFLVQIAVNVENGNSKFNFIAFSIYLFLTLSHTIVIRVCPISIVNVFNYFTLFAEYILILGVLLFYTFTVKNVDLGFALKNTINLFFLFPIIYSLLQFKIRFVFIGLFLFYAIYFSILWIAISTNQLTYTKDWGYYINGPGVLIEDIVAGKPGMYFCFAMMISMGIFRTISMVRRIGIAEGQKTELSRYFSPKIVNEMVENPGTLQNGNRQIVSILFLDIRNFTAMSENMDPKELSAFLSEFRKIMMECVFEHNGTLDKYIGDAVMATFGTPHPSPSAEVDARNAVGCGVIMQKRLSEWNLLRKSEGKTSISIGIGIHTGEVFAGNIGNDLHREYSVIGDAVNTASRIESICKVLKKSFLISKETMELLGGKYTLNRMPRVKVKGKQEPLELYEVVWG; encoded by the coding sequence ATGCCGGATTCCGTTTTAGATGTTCTCCAAAAAGAAGAAAGAAGCGGAATTATGATCACCAATTATTTTCGTTATCTGATTGCACTTTTCTTTTTGGTTCAAATAGCGGTCAACGTAGAAAATGGGAACAGTAAATTCAATTTCATCGCGTTTTCGATTTATCTTTTTTTAACTCTTTCGCATACGATCGTTATTCGAGTTTGCCCAATTTCCATCGTAAACGTTTTCAATTATTTTACTTTGTTTGCGGAATATATTCTGATTTTAGGAGTTTTACTTTTTTATACTTTTACGGTAAAGAACGTGGATTTAGGATTTGCTCTTAAAAATACGATCAATCTTTTCTTTCTTTTTCCGATTATCTATTCTCTTTTACAATTTAAGATTCGTTTCGTTTTTATTGGGCTCTTTCTTTTTTATGCGATTTATTTTTCGATTCTTTGGATCGCAATTTCCACCAATCAACTTACTTATACTAAGGACTGGGGATATTATATCAACGGGCCGGGGGTTTTGATCGAAGACATCGTTGCAGGTAAACCGGGTATGTATTTTTGTTTTGCTATGATGATTTCCATGGGAATCTTTCGAACCATTTCTATGGTAAGAAGGATTGGAATTGCGGAAGGTCAAAAAACGGAACTCTCTAGATATTTTTCCCCCAAGATCGTAAACGAAATGGTGGAAAATCCCGGAACCCTTCAAAATGGAAATCGCCAAATCGTGAGTATTCTTTTTTTAGATATTCGTAATTTTACCGCAATGTCAGAGAATATGGATCCTAAAGAACTGAGCGCCTTTTTATCAGAATTTCGTAAAATTATGATGGAATGTGTTTTTGAACATAACGGTACATTAGATAAATATATTGGAGACGCTGTAATGGCTACGTTCGGAACCCCTCATCCTTCTCCTTCCGCCGAAGTGGACGCAAGAAATGCGGTAGGTTGTGGAGTCATCATGCAAAAGAGGCTTTCCGAATGGAATCTACTGAGAAAATCGGAAGGTAAAACTTCTATCTCAATCGGTATCGGTATTCATACGGGGGAAGTTTTTGCTGGAAATATAGGCAACGATCTTCATAGAGAATATTCAGTAATTGGTGATGCAGTTAATACGGCTTCTAGAATCGAATCTATTTGTAAGGTTTTGAAAAAATCATTTTTGATTTCTAAAGAAACAATGGAGTTGTTAGGCGGTAAATACACGCTCAATCGAATGCCTAGAGTCAAAGTCAAAGGCAAACAAGAACCATTAGAACTTTATGAAGTTGTATGGGGATGA
- a CDS encoding IS982 family transposase, translating to MDLTEIFCAIDDYCTQQKINWNGKILSPVVRKRNRKFQLSLSEVATIVVYFHLSHYREFKNYYLIEIKKNLKSEFPKAVSYNRFVELMPNALTVIASFLSNSCLEKCSGISFIDSTILKVCDNRRIHSHKVFKDIAQRGKSSTGWFYGFKLHLIINDQGELLSFMVTPGNVDDRNLKVIFPLVKNIYGKLFGDRGYISQSLFESLYEKGIQLITKLKKNMKNKLMPLVDKILLRKRAIIESVNDELKNICQIQHTRHRSFFNWAVNLLSGLVAFSFFPKKPSLNLKSKDNLQLLLSP from the coding sequence ATGGATCTGACAGAGATATTTTGCGCAATAGACGATTATTGTACACAACAAAAAATAAACTGGAACGGGAAAATATTGAGTCCGGTGGTTCGAAAAAGGAACCGTAAATTTCAACTCAGCCTGAGTGAAGTAGCAACAATCGTAGTTTATTTCCATCTTTCTCATTATAGAGAATTTAAAAATTATTATTTGATAGAAATAAAAAAGAATCTGAAATCCGAATTTCCAAAAGCTGTAAGTTACAATCGTTTTGTCGAGCTGATGCCTAACGCGTTAACCGTCATCGCTTCGTTTCTGTCAAATTCTTGTTTAGAAAAGTGTTCCGGAATATCGTTCATTGATTCCACGATTCTCAAAGTATGCGACAACAGAAGAATCCATTCTCATAAGGTATTTAAAGACATTGCGCAGCGAGGGAAATCAAGCACAGGCTGGTTTTACGGCTTTAAATTGCATTTAATCATAAATGATCAAGGTGAATTATTATCATTTATGGTCACTCCTGGAAATGTGGACGACAGGAATTTGAAAGTGATCTTTCCACTTGTTAAAAATATTTACGGTAAACTTTTCGGAGATAGAGGTTACATCAGTCAATCTCTGTTTGAAAGTCTTTATGAAAAGGGAATTCAACTCATTACAAAACTTAAAAAGAATATGAAAAATAAATTAATGCCCTTAGTTGATAAAATCCTTTTAAGGAAAAGAGCTATCATTGAATCCGTTAATGATGAACTTAAAAATATCTGTCAGATTCAACATACTAGGCATCGTAGTTTTTTCAATTGGGCCGTTAATCTATTAAGCGGGTTAGTCGCATTTTCATTTTTTCCAAAAAAACCTTCTTTGAATTTGAAATCCAAAGACAATTTACAACTTCTACTTTCTCCTTAG
- a CDS encoding ankyrin repeat domain-containing protein, whose amino-acid sequence MVVDPPSLEDGGNNNTALSLAAYFRQPKMIEYLLKKGARVN is encoded by the coding sequence ATGGTTGTTGATCCACCGAGCCTCGAAGATGGAGGTAATAATAATACTGCACTTTCCTTGGCTGCCTATTTTAGGCAGCCTAAAATGATCGAATATCTGCTCAAGAAAGGAGCCAGGGTAAACTGA
- a CDS encoding ankyrin repeat domain-containing protein has translation MLRKTVEITATLNQADGIKMLDKLVELGLKVEDEKPDERGKTLLMAAVELSLGAYQNKNLIAHWLLGKGADVSSAYEYGMTVLHYACHHGDLDMIQTCLLQGAIQMSKSHAKDRKKIIDALRKVSKEEVKSPMNLWVDGSGVRLEGSNRKAILEHMLEITVDLHVNVFSDPGYDDPDHNQPHKYLDLNIKSVGITTNPRVSTPQRDP, from the coding sequence TTGCTGAGAAAGACGGTCGAGATTACCGCGACGCTTAATCAAGCCGATGGCATAAAAATGTTAGATAAGTTGGTAGAGCTAGGGCTCAAAGTTGAAGATGAAAAACCCGATGAGCGCGGAAAGACGCTCCTAATGGCGGCAGTTGAGCTCTCCCTGGGAGCCTATCAAAACAAAAACCTGATCGCGCATTGGCTGCTCGGGAAGGGCGCAGATGTGTCGTCGGCCTATGAATATGGAATGACCGTCTTGCATTATGCGTGCCACCACGGCGATTTGGATATGATTCAAACCTGCTTGCTGCAGGGAGCGATCCAGATGTCAAAGTCACACGCAAAAGACAGAAAGAAAATCATCGATGCATTGAGAAAGGTCAGCAAAGAAGAAGTCAAATCCCCGATGAACCTGTGGGTTGATGGCAGCGGTGTTCGGCTCGAGGGCAGTAACAGGAAAGCTATCCTGGAGCACATGCTGGAAATCACGGTAGACCTCCATGTTAACGTGTTCTCGGATCCGGGGTATGATGATCCTGACCATAACCAACCCCACAAGTATTTGGATCTCAATATTAAATCTGTGGGAATTACGACAAATCCTCGAGTTTCCACCCCACAACGCGACCCTTAG
- a CDS encoding DUF962 domain-containing protein: MTTETAPKTYTTFKEFWPFYLGEHSHPVNRTLHFIGTSFAIGWILTAIINLNPFYIFAALFSGYFFAWIGHFFVEKNRPATFTYPLKSFMGDWVMYFYILTGQIGKELEKIRKK; the protein is encoded by the coding sequence ATGACAACCGAAACCGCTCCTAAAACATATACTACTTTTAAAGAATTTTGGCCTTTTTATTTAGGCGAACATTCTCATCCAGTTAACCGCACGCTTCATTTTATAGGAACTTCGTTTGCGATTGGATGGATTTTGACCGCGATCATCAATCTCAATCCGTTCTATATTTTTGCGGCTTTGTTTTCCGGTTACTTTTTTGCTTGGATTGGTCATTTTTTTGTAGAGAAAAACCGTCCGGCTACTTTTACTTATCCGCTGAAATCTTTTATGGGAGATTGGGTGATGTATTTTTATATTCTTACCGGGCAGATTGGAAAGGAACTTGAAAAAATTAGAAAAAAATAA
- a CDS encoding deoxyribodipyrimidine photo-lyase produces MFQKENLVRVRELGQNPILEKKPYILYWMSMARRLTWNHSLDYSIHLSQKYKKELLIYEPLKMNYPWSSPRLHKFILEGMSYNVKEAQRLGLTYRAFVETHGNPIEEVFEKISSEAALVVTDDYPAYIVPELLEQVSKKIRCKFLVVDSNSIIPLTLYGEFASAARILRPRVHKLFPEVWKFRSFHKPHKPFREKENSWLEKNPNSPLKKIVWFEGGVDQIPEICKNCNFNFQNILPAPGKKGGREEGIRLLRKFLKHGLFGYAELRSNPKPPEESYSSFLSPYLHFGHISQEEIVSEVLNWNLDGPWTPGVIIPENKNRKEGYFHPDPNVNSFLDELITWRDVGFLMFWKKPSFRKDLSILPDWIQKNLDFHKNDVRPYIYTKEQLENSKTHDVIWNSAQKELVLSGCMQNYLRMLWGKKVIEWSPDYQTAFEILEEFNNKYAYDGRDPNSYNGILWCFGLFDRPWFPERNVFGNIRTMSSDSTKKKFKLQTYLDYVQSLEERNDTLDSQLLFPT; encoded by the coding sequence ATGTTTCAAAAAGAAAATCTAGTTCGTGTGCGGGAGCTCGGTCAAAATCCGATTTTAGAAAAAAAACCTTATATCCTTTATTGGATGTCTATGGCCAGAAGACTTACTTGGAATCATTCTCTGGATTATTCGATTCATCTTTCCCAAAAATATAAAAAAGAACTGTTGATCTATGAACCTCTCAAGATGAATTATCCTTGGAGTTCTCCTAGGTTGCACAAGTTTATTTTAGAAGGAATGTCGTATAACGTAAAAGAGGCACAAAGATTAGGTCTTACATATCGGGCATTTGTAGAAACTCACGGAAATCCGATCGAAGAAGTGTTCGAAAAAATTAGCTCCGAGGCTGCGTTGGTGGTCACCGATGATTATCCTGCGTATATCGTTCCGGAATTATTGGAACAAGTTTCTAAAAAAATCAGATGTAAATTTCTTGTAGTGGATTCCAATTCGATCATTCCACTTACTCTTTATGGAGAGTTTGCTTCGGCGGCAAGAATCCTTCGGCCTAGAGTCCACAAATTATTTCCAGAGGTTTGGAAGTTTCGATCTTTTCACAAGCCACATAAACCGTTTCGAGAAAAAGAAAATTCTTGGCTCGAAAAAAATCCAAATTCTCCCTTAAAAAAAATTGTTTGGTTTGAAGGCGGTGTGGATCAAATTCCAGAAATATGCAAGAATTGTAATTTTAATTTTCAGAATATTCTTCCAGCCCCTGGAAAAAAAGGAGGTAGAGAAGAGGGGATAAGACTTCTACGAAAATTTTTAAAACATGGTTTGTTCGGTTATGCAGAACTTAGAAGTAATCCTAAACCTCCGGAAGAATCTTATTCTTCTTTTTTATCTCCATATCTACATTTCGGGCATATTTCTCAAGAAGAGATTGTAAGTGAGGTTTTAAATTGGAACTTAGATGGGCCTTGGACCCCTGGAGTTATCATTCCCGAAAATAAAAATAGAAAAGAAGGTTACTTTCATCCGGATCCGAACGTGAATTCTTTTTTAGATGAACTCATAACGTGGAGGGACGTTGGTTTTTTGATGTTTTGGAAAAAACCTTCTTTTAGAAAGGACCTTTCCATTCTTCCGGATTGGATTCAGAAAAATTTAGATTTTCATAAAAACGACGTTCGTCCATATATTTATACAAAAGAACAATTGGAAAATTCAAAGACGCATGACGTTATTTGGAACTCCGCGCAAAAGGAATTGGTTTTATCTGGTTGTATGCAAAATTATTTAAGAATGCTCTGGGGAAAAAAAGTAATCGAGTGGTCTCCTGACTATCAAACTGCTTTTGAAATTTTAGAAGAATTTAATAATAAATACGCATACGATGGAAGAGACCCAAATTCGTATAACGGAATTTTATGGTGTTTCGGTTTGTTTGATCGTCCTTGGTTTCCGGAAAGAAATGTTTTTGGGAACATTCGAACTATGTCTTCCGATTCGACAAAGAAAAAATTCAAACTTCAAACGTATTTAGATTACGTTCAATCTTTGGAAGAAAGAAATGATACACTCGATTCTCAGTTACTTTTTCCTACATAA
- a CDS encoding YiiX family permuted papain-like enzyme, with product MYKKLGIFLMFLGSWWTILKAEDLDNFNISEGDIIFHESNSEQSKAIRLATLSPYTHAGIIFKYGNEYKVLEAVEPVKLTPLSAFIKRGKKNHYVIKRLKNRDNILSQSKLAEMKRYGESFLGKHYDIYFGWSDDRIYCTELIWKLYNKVTGKRLGELKTLKDFNLSSMQVQSLMKKRYGNKIPYSEPVISPVDMFESTELETILSAN from the coding sequence ATGTATAAAAAGTTAGGAATTTTTTTAATGTTTCTCGGTTCTTGGTGGACTATTCTGAAAGCAGAAGATTTAGATAATTTTAATATATCCGAAGGAGATATTATATTTCATGAATCGAATTCCGAACAAAGTAAAGCGATTCGATTAGCAACTCTATCACCTTATACCCACGCGGGCATTATTTTCAAATATGGAAACGAATATAAAGTTCTAGAAGCCGTAGAACCGGTAAAACTTACTCCCCTTTCCGCTTTTATTAAACGGGGAAAAAAGAATCATTATGTTATCAAACGCCTAAAAAATCGAGATAATATTCTCTCACAAAGTAAATTGGCTGAAATGAAAAGATACGGCGAGTCTTTTTTAGGAAAACATTACGACATATACTTTGGGTGGTCTGATGACCGCATTTATTGTACTGAGTTAATTTGGAAACTATATAATAAAGTGACTGGTAAAAGATTAGGCGAGTTAAAGACTTTAAAAGATTTTAATTTATCTTCTATGCAAGTACAATCACTAATGAAAAAGAGATATGGAAATAAGATTCCTTATTCAGAGCCCGTAATTTCTCCGGTTGACATGTTTGAATCTACAGAATTAGAAACAATTCTTAGTGCGAACTAA
- the groES gene encoding co-chaperone GroES, with translation MASIKPLGDRVLVEPRQEAEEKIGSIFVPDTAKEKPQEGKVVEIGSGKYEDGKLIPLEVKVGDTVLYGKYSGTEIKSEGKEYLIIRESDILAVVKK, from the coding sequence ATGGCATCGATTAAACCTCTGGGTGACAGAGTCCTCGTAGAACCAAGACAGGAAGCCGAGGAAAAGATCGGTAGCATTTTCGTTCCTGATACGGCAAAAGAAAAACCACAAGAAGGGAAAGTTGTCGAAATCGGTAGCGGCAAATATGAAGACGGGAAACTCATCCCTCTCGAAGTAAAAGTAGGCGATACAGTCCTTTACGGAAAGTATTCCGGAACTGAAATCAAATCAGAAGGCAAAGAATATCTAATCATCCGTGAAAGTGATATTCTGGCCGTAGTTAAAAAATAA
- the groL gene encoding chaperonin GroEL (60 kDa chaperone family; promotes refolding of misfolded polypeptides especially under stressful conditions; forms two stacked rings of heptamers to form a barrel-shaped 14mer; ends can be capped by GroES; misfolded proteins enter the barrel where they are refolded when GroES binds), with product MAKDIEYNETARRKLLEGVNKLANAVKVTLGPKGRNVVIDKKFGAPTITKDGVTVAKEIELEDPLENMGAQMVKEVSTKTNDVAGDGTTTATILAQSIINEGLKNVTAGANPMSLKRGIDKAVTAAVESIQKRAVKIENKKDIANVASISANNDNTIGNLIADAMDKVGKDGVITVEEAKSIETTLDVVEGMQFDRGYISPYMVTDAESMVATLNDPFILIYDKKISSMKDLIHILEKVAQAGKPLVIISEEVEGEALATIVVNTLRKTISCVAVKAPGFGDRRKAMLEDIAILTGGQVISEDLGMKLENTTLQMLGRANKVTVDKENTTIIEGKGQTKEIQGRIGQIKKQIEDTTSEYDREKLQERLAKLAGGVAVIHVGAATEVEMKEKKARVEDALSATRAAVEEGIVPGGGLTLLKAQEAVGSLKLDGDEATGAKIIFRALEEPIRMITSNAGLEGSVIVEHAKAKKGNEGFNALTMVWEDMIQAGVVDPAKVVRSALQNAASIGSMILTTEVTITDKPDKDAPNPMAGMGGGGMGGMGGMM from the coding sequence ATGGCGAAAGATATTGAATATAACGAAACGGCAAGACGTAAGCTCCTCGAAGGAGTGAACAAACTCGCAAACGCAGTCAAAGTTACTCTAGGGCCTAAGGGTCGTAATGTAGTAATCGATAAAAAATTCGGAGCACCGACCATTACTAAGGACGGCGTTACCGTTGCAAAAGAAATCGAGCTAGAAGATCCATTAGAAAATATGGGAGCTCAAATGGTAAAAGAAGTTTCCACTAAGACGAATGACGTCGCTGGAGACGGAACTACAACCGCAACCATTCTCGCCCAATCCATCATCAACGAAGGTCTGAAAAACGTAACCGCCGGTGCAAACCCTATGTCTCTCAAAAGAGGAATCGACAAAGCGGTTACTGCTGCTGTGGAAAGTATCCAAAAAAGAGCAGTTAAAATCGAAAACAAAAAAGACATTGCAAACGTAGCGAGTATTTCGGCTAACAACGATAATACGATTGGAAACCTAATTGCAGACGCAATGGACAAAGTTGGAAAAGACGGAGTGATCACCGTAGAAGAAGCAAAATCTATCGAAACCACCCTTGACGTTGTAGAAGGAATGCAGTTCGACAGAGGTTATATTTCTCCTTACATGGTAACTGACGCAGAGTCTATGGTTGCAACTCTAAATGATCCTTTCATTCTGATCTACGACAAGAAGATCTCTTCCATGAAGGATCTAATCCATATCTTAGAAAAAGTAGCTCAAGCCGGAAAACCTCTCGTGATCATCTCCGAAGAAGTAGAAGGAGAAGCACTCGCAACTATCGTTGTCAACACACTTAGAAAAACCATCTCTTGTGTTGCGGTGAAAGCCCCAGGTTTCGGAGATAGAAGAAAAGCGATGCTTGAAGACATTGCGATTCTAACCGGTGGACAAGTGATTTCCGAAGACTTAGGAATGAAACTAGAAAACACCACTCTTCAAATGTTGGGCCGTGCAAATAAAGTGACCGTTGATAAAGAAAATACTACGATCATCGAAGGCAAAGGCCAGACAAAAGAAATCCAAGGAAGAATCGGTCAGATCAAAAAACAAATCGAAGACACAACTTCCGAATATGATAGAGAAAAACTACAAGAAAGACTCGCTAAACTTGCGGGTGGTGTTGCCGTGATCCACGTAGGTGCAGCTACCGAAGTAGAAATGAAAGAGAAAAAAGCACGCGTAGAAGACGCTCTTTCTGCAACTCGCGCGGCTGTAGAAGAAGGGATCGTTCCAGGTGGTGGACTCACTCTTTTGAAAGCACAAGAAGCAGTAGGTTCTCTCAAACTGGATGGAGACGAAGCTACAGGAGCAAAAATCATTTTTAGAGCTTTGGAAGAACCGATTCGTATGATTACTTCAAACGCTGGTTTAGAAGGTTCCGTAATTGTGGAACACGCAAAGGCTAAAAAAGGAAACGAAGGATTTAACGCACTCACTATGGTTTGGGAAGATATGATCCAAGCCGGAGTTGTTGACCCTGCGAAAGTAGTTCGTTCCGCACTTCAAAATGCGGCTTCTATCGGTTCTATGATTTTAACCACAGAAGTTACGATCACAGATAAGCCAGATAAAGACGCTCCAAACCCGATGGCGGGAATGGGCGGAGGCGGTATGGGAGGAATGGGCGGAATGATGTAA
- a CDS encoding SIMPL domain-containing protein: protein MIRQILIFLLILLTTSGIYSENKQQTITVSGNGSAIVETDYVQINFSVEVENPDPKVAQEKNLERVSNVIEALSKRFKISNKDIYSTDYTLQREYLQEGKQRPYLASSGILLKLRDLKLYKDLLLEIQKSGVNAVGGIEFKADSTKKQEKEALTSAYEDAKNKAIVLAKSIGKTNVSAIKIVESDSILQPQEVYFITGKANSKQSPISIGERTIQARISVEFEIQ, encoded by the coding sequence ATGATCCGTCAAATTCTTATATTTTTATTGATTTTACTTACCACTTCGGGAATTTACTCCGAAAACAAACAACAAACGATCACCGTTTCCGGAAACGGCTCTGCGATCGTAGAAACCGACTACGTTCAAATCAATTTCTCCGTTGAAGTGGAAAATCCAGACCCTAAAGTTGCCCAAGAAAAAAATCTGGAAAGAGTGTCTAACGTTATAGAGGCTCTTTCTAAAAGATTCAAAATTTCTAATAAAGATATTTACAGCACTGATTACACTCTTCAGAGAGAATATCTACAAGAAGGAAAACAAAGACCTTATCTTGCATCTTCTGGAATTCTACTGAAACTCAGAGATCTCAAACTCTATAAGGATTTACTGTTGGAAATTCAAAAGTCAGGAGTCAATGCAGTCGGTGGAATTGAATTTAAGGCGGATTCCACTAAAAAACAAGAAAAAGAAGCCTTAACCTCCGCCTACGAAGACGCAAAAAACAAGGCTATAGTCCTGGCAAAATCAATCGGAAAAACAAACGTATCTGCAATCAAAATAGTAGAATCCGATTCTATACTTCAACCTCAAGAAGTTTACTTTATAACAGGAAAAGCAAACTCAAAACAATCTCCTATTTCAATCGGTGAAAGAACGATCCAGGCAAGAATCAGCGTTGAATTTGAAATTCAGTAA